The following are encoded together in the Planococcus antarcticus DSM 14505 genome:
- a CDS encoding magnesium chelatase subunit ChlI family protein produces MRYGANYTNAIVPIKLFEDKTAFTPAQLARIERVSFQEKLSSRATMKILRLARTIADIVDEDHVTDAAIEEALDWKISASRTHSSLMR; encoded by the coding sequence ATCCGTTACGGCGCTAATTACACCAATGCCATCGTGCCGATCAAGTTATTTGAAGACAAAACGGCTTTCACACCTGCACAACTGGCACGTATTGAGAGGGTTAGTTTTCAAGAAAAGCTGAGTAGCCGTGCCACGATGAAAATCTTGCGCCTCGCACGAACGATTGCCGATATCGTAGACGAAGACCACGTAACAGATGCGGCAATTGAAGAAGCACTGGACTGGAAGATCAGTGCTTCTCGAAC